Within the Planctomycetota bacterium genome, the region AAGGTCGGCCAACTGCACCTGGCCGCCTTCAATACCGGTGAGGAGCGCCCGGGTCCAGTCGGCCCGCGACAGGAGGACCCGCAGGGCCACGGTGCGCAGCGCCGGCGTAAAGACGGGGAGGTTCGCAACCAGTTTCTCGCCGACAGCGGGGGAATCGCTGCGCCCCGCGGCTTCGAGCAACCCGCTGGCCAGGGGCAACGGCGTCCGCGGCGAGATCGCGCCGAGCAACTTGGCCACCACCTCGGCGTCATCGCGCCGGAAGTCGATCAGTTGCTGAGCCGCGGCAATCCGCTGCTCGACGGGGAGCTTTTCGTCAGTGACATTGGCAGCCAGTGATGCGACCAACTCGGTCGAGCGTTCTTCGAGGGCCTTGCTACCGAGCTTGCGAGCTAATTGGAAAAGAGTCCCACGTTTACCTTGAGGCGCGCGGTCCCACAAATGAATAAATGCTTCGTTCGCATCAGCGATTTCCGATGCGGGCCGTCCCTTCGGCCAACCGGCCGCAAGCCCATCAATAATTGCGTCGCTATTCTCTGCACGAGCGTTGAGAAGGTCAGGCAACCACTTGGCAACCACCAAATCGATATTGCGCCGCCACTCGCCTGGCCCAAGTATCGGCTGGGGAGAATCGACAAGCCGCGCGCAATGTTCGGCAACGCGACGCACAACTTCCAACGCCGCTGGTTTCAGTTTTAGCTCCGCTTCTCCTGGCTCTTCCATCAACTCAAGCAGAAATGGCAAATCATGTCGAGCAGCGACTGCTAGGACGGCATCAATCATCAAGGGATCGTTGAGTACGCTTTCATCTTGAAGGAGCCAAATTGCCAATAACGCGCCGTCATGATTTGTCCGAACCTCGGCCGCCTTCAAAGCCGCCGCCAGCCGAACTTGCGGATCAACATCGCGAAATAGCCCTCTATGAAGAATCGTATGGCAAGTCCATTCAATACTTGGGAGCACTGAAGTCGCTGTGCGGCGAACGCTCGCGGATGGGTGTTTCAATGCCTTTTCTACCGCGATAATGTCCCTTGGAATTGGCAATCCCTTGACATTGAAGATTCCCAGCCCCTGCATGGTCCACAGCGCGTGAATCGCACCGGTGTTCAACCCGATTTCATCCACGCTTGAATCCTTGACCAACTCCAGCAACGCCGGCACGACATCATCTTCGCCCCGTTCGACCAGCAACCGTTGCGCGTGCAAGCGCCAGAGCATGTTCGGGTGCCGGAGCGCCGCGACCAACTGCTCGGGCGTGGCGCCGGCCAGCGTGAAAGCTGGTTCCTTGGCGGCCGACTTGCAGACCAGCCGATAGATGCGGCCGTGGGTCTTGTCGCGCAGCGGGGTCTGGTACGCGTTCCCCTTGCCGGTTTCAAAGCCGATCGGCGTCGGGTTGTGCTGGACGATGTAGTTGTACCAGTCGATGAACCAGACGTTCCCGTCGGGCCCGACCTCGGCCATGATCGGCGCGGCCCATTCATCGTTGCTGGCCGCCAGATTCCAAGCATTGCGCGCGCGGAAGTTCGTCCCGTCGGCCTTCAGCGTGAACGTCGCAATCAGGTGCCCCGTCGGCTCACAGACAAACGCCGTCCGATTCCAATACTCCTGAGGATACGTGCGGGCCGTGTAGAGGGCGTGCCCCGCGGCCGCCGTGAAGCCGCCGTGGTGGTCGACCTGGCGAACCTGGTCGGTGACCGGTTCGAAGTGGTTGTCCTCGGCAATCGACTTGAGGACACTCGGCCCCCAGCCGCGGACTTGCTCGTAGTAGCGATTGGGAATCGGCATAAAGACGCTGGGGTTGCCGTTGGCGGTGCTGCCGAAGATCAGCCCTTCTTCGCTGATGCCCAGCCCCCAGGTGTTGTTGTTCGTCGAGCGAATGAACTCGACTTGCTCGACCTGCCGCGGACGGTCGTTCATCTGAAAGCGGAAGAAGCCCATCCGGAACTCGGCCAATTTCTTGCCGTCGGGCCGCGTGGGGGACGACTGGTTGTAGCCCTGGGTGGCCCAGTACCAGTTGTCGAGTCCGTAGCGGAAGTTGCTGACGCCGCCGTGCGTGTCGCCCAGGGCCCAGCCGGTGAGCAGCACTTCGCGCTCGTCGGCGCGATCGTCCCCGTTGGTGTCTCGCAGATAAATCGTCTCGGTGCCGTCCTGAACAATGACCCCGCCGCGATAGAACGCCAGCGACGTGGGAATGCTCAACTGCTCGGCAAACACGGTGAACCGGTCGGCGCGGCCGTCGCCGTTGGTGTCTTCGCAGATGCGAATCCGGTCGCGCCCGGTCGGCGGCGATTGGAGTTCGTTCGGATAGTCGACCGTCTCGCAAATCCAAAGTCGCCCGCGCTCGTCCCAGGCCATGGCCAGCGGCTTGCCGATCTCGGGCTCGGCCGCGAATAGTTGCACCTCGAAATCGTCGGGCGTGATGTAATGCTTGAGCGATTCCTCGGCCGCGAGGGGCTGCTGCATCTTGTTCCACTCACCGTCCCCCTTGCGAGCGCCTCCGGGCGGGTAGAACGGCACGTGGGCCTGGCGATACTCGAACGGCGCCACGTCGGTCCGCTTGGCGGTCAGATTTGGCTTGTACTCGGCCGCCGGTGCGGCGAAATCGGGGACCGGCACGTCGCTGTGGGTTACCCAGCGGACGCCGCGCTCGACGAGATTCTGAAACCCTGGGTTCCCCCAAGTCCGCTCGTCGTGTCCCCACGCGGTGTAGAACACTCGGCCGCGTCCCTCGTCGCGCACCCAGGTCCACGGTTCGCGTCCCTCGGCATCAACACGATATTCCAGCACGGTGCGCCCGGCCGTGTTGTGCTTGGCGTGGACGTAAGTCTCGTCGAAGCTCTCGAACCCGGCAAAGCCTCGCATCAGCGGATGATTCGGCTCGGCAAGCTCGGTGCGAAAGGTGCCGGTGCCATGCTTTTTGAACTGCGCGCCGACCATGTTCACATACGCGTCGGACGAGCGAAAGCAGAACGACGCGCAATGCAGCGCGACCAGCCCCCGCCCGCTGCGCACATAGTCGAGTAGCGCCGCTTCCTGCTCGGGCGACCAGCGATCCTGGTTGGCATAGATCATCACGGCCGCGTACTCGGCCAGGTGGGCCGGCTTCAGGCTTTCAACCTTGTCGGTGTAGTCGAGTGCAATGCCGCGCTCGGCCAGCACGGGCTGCAACTGCTTAAAGCGAAGCGCCGGCTGGTGATGCCCGTTGTCGCCGAGGAACATCACGCGCAGCTTGGGCGCATCGGTGGCCTCGGCCTTTGGCGCAGTAGCGTACGCGCCAAACAAACCAAGAATCAGCGCGCAGCGAACCAATCGAGCGTTCCGAAACATGACGAACCTCGTGCGAACAGCAGGGTAGGGCGGGCAATACGGGCCGAGCGGACCTTAGCCGAGCGTGAAGGCTGGCAGCTTAACGATCTCGCCGCCGCGCAGGGCCGACTGGTGAGCACAAATGCCCACGCAGGTCCAGTTGGCCGCCGTCACGGCGTCGGGGTAGGGCTGACGATCTTCGAGAATCGCGGTCACGAACTCGTGCACCAGGTGCGGGTGCGAACCGCCGTGGCCGCCACCTTGAATGAACGACAAGTGATGCGCGTCCTGGATGGTCGAAGTGAACTGACGAATCGGCTCGGGCAGCCGGTGAGCGAAGTCGGGCACTTCGATCGGCGAGGCGATTTGTGGCTCGGGGAGCTTGGCCGTGTGCAGCACGTGTTCGCGCCCTTCGACCAGCGTCCACTCGAAGCTTTTCTTGGTGCCATAGACGTCGAAGCTCTCGCGATATTGCCGGGCAGTGTCGAACAAGCAGCGCCAGATGTGGGCCGAGATGTCGCTGTTTTGCAGCTTGATGTGACACGACTCGACAGCAAACTTGTTACCCGACTTGCGTTGCAGATCGTCGCGAATCGTTCCGCTGCCAAAGCAAGACACGTACTCCGCCTTGGCGTTGACCAGTCCCAGCACCGGGCTGACGACGTGGGTGGCGTAGTGCATGGGGATCATCCGCTCCCAATAATCGGGCCAGCCGTCCATGTCCTGAGGATGCGAGGCCTGCATGTATTGGATCTTGCCTAGCTCGCCGCGCTCGTAGAGCTCTTTCAGGAACAAGAACTCGCGCGAGTAGACGACCGTCTCGGCCATCATGTACTTGAGGCCGGTTTTCTTCACCAGCTCGACAATCTGCTGGCACTCTTCGACGGTGGTGGCCATGGGCACGGTACACATCACGTGCTTGCCGGCACGCAGCGCGGCCAGCGACATCGGCGCGTGATCGGGAATGGGTGTGTTGATATGGACGAAGTCGACCTCGGGATCCTTGAGCACATCCTCGTACTTGCTGTACCGCTTCTCGATCCCCAGCGCGTTGCCGACCTGCTTGAGCTTCTCGGGATTGCGCTGACAGATGGCCGTCACGCGGGCCTGGGGATGTCGCTGGTAGATGGGGACAAACTCGGCGCCGAAGGCGAGTCCGACGGCGGCGACATTGACGCGATCTTTGGCCATGGCGAGCGTGCTCCTGGAGGGCTGAGTGTGCTGATATCCTCGACGGGTTCGCGGCGGGCTGGTTTGATTCTAGTGGCTGCTTCGTTCGCCGCCATGAGAATCAACGCAATCTTGTTGAGTTTTTTTACGTGATCGATCAGGCTGGGTTATCGCACTTTTGCGCAGGCGTGCCGCCACAGCCCGCACGTTGTGTCCTATTACTTGAGATTTTGCCCCACGCTCTGCCATGCCTACCAAGCTCAAACCGCCCGCCCTCAGCGCTCCTCGCGCCAAGCGACCGGAGGTGGCGCTGCTGATCGAAACGTCGAACGCCTATGCCCGCGGGCTGCTGCGCGGCATTCGCAGTTACGTCCGCGAGCACGGCCCGTGGTCGTTCTACTTGGGCGAGCAGCGACGTGGCGAGCCGGCGCCAAGTTGGCTGGGACGTTGGCGAGGCAGCGGCATCATCGCCCGCATCGAAACCGCCGAGATCGCCCGCGCCGTGCGGCGCACGCGCTTGCCGGCGGTTGACGTTAGCGCCGCTCGGCACGTCCCCAGCTTGCCCTTTGTCGAAACCGATGACGAGGCCGTTGCCCGACTAGCGGCGCAACATTTGTTCGAGCGCGGCTTTCGCCAGGTCGCGTTCTGTGGCGACGATCGATTCCAATGGTCGCGGCTGCGCTGTGAAGCGTTTGTGCGAATCGCGGCCGAGCGCGGCATTGCGGCCAGTGTGTTCCAGCCCCGCGCCTCAGGCTCGACCTCCGAAACATGGGAGCACGAGCGCCGGCAATTGGCCAGTTGGCTCCATTCGCTCCCCAAGCCGGTCGGCGTGATGGCGGCGTACGACATTCGCGGGCGGCAGGTTCTGGACATCTGCCGCGACGAAGCGATCGACGTGCCTGACCAGGTGGCGGTGATCGGCGTGGACAACGATGAATTGCTGTGCGACTTGGCGTGGCGACCGTTGTCGAGTGTGGCGCCCGATACGCATCGAACCGGCTACCTGGCGGCCGAGTTGTTGGCCCGCATGATGGCTGGCGAACATGTGGCCGCGGGGGCGCACCTGCTCAAGCCGCTGGGCGTGGTTACTCGGGCGTCGACCGACGCGCTGGCCATCGACGATCCGGTGGTGTCGGCCGCGGTGCGGTACATCCGCGATCACGCCTGCGACGGGATCACGGTGGCCGACGTGCTGCGCGTGGTTCCCTGGTCGCGGCGGGTGCTCGAGT harbors:
- a CDS encoding ThuA domain-containing protein, which encodes MFRNARLVRCALILGLFGAYATAPKAEATDAPKLRVMFLGDNGHHQPALRFKQLQPVLAERGIALDYTDKVESLKPAHLAEYAAVMIYANQDRWSPEQEAALLDYVRSGRGLVALHCASFCFRSSDAYVNMVGAQFKKHGTGTFRTELAEPNHPLMRGFAGFESFDETYVHAKHNTAGRTVLEYRVDAEGREPWTWVRDEGRGRVFYTAWGHDERTWGNPGFQNLVERGVRWVTHSDVPVPDFAAPAAEYKPNLTAKRTDVAPFEYRQAHVPFYPPGGARKGDGEWNKMQQPLAAEESLKHYITPDDFEVQLFAAEPEIGKPLAMAWDERGRLWICETVDYPNELQSPPTGRDRIRICEDTNGDGRADRFTVFAEQLSIPTSLAFYRGGVIVQDGTETIYLRDTNGDDRADEREVLLTGWALGDTHGGVSNFRYGLDNWYWATQGYNQSSPTRPDGKKLAEFRMGFFRFQMNDRPRQVEQVEFIRSTNNNTWGLGISEEGLIFGSTANGNPSVFMPIPNRYYEQVRGWGPSVLKSIAEDNHFEPVTDQVRQVDHHGGFTAAAGHALYTARTYPQEYWNRTAFVCEPTGHLIATFTLKADGTNFRARNAWNLAASNDEWAAPIMAEVGPDGNVWFIDWYNYIVQHNPTPIGFETGKGNAYQTPLRDKTHGRIYRLVCKSAAKEPAFTLAGATPEQLVAALRHPNMLWRLHAQRLLVERGEDDVVPALLELVKDSSVDEIGLNTGAIHALWTMQGLGIFNVKGLPIPRDIIAVEKALKHPSASVRRTATSVLPSIEWTCHTILHRGLFRDVDPQVRLAAALKAAEVRTNHDGALLAIWLLQDESVLNDPLMIDAVLAVAARHDLPFLLELMEEPGEAELKLKPAALEVVRRVAEHCARLVDSPQPILGPGEWRRNIDLVVAKWLPDLLNARAENSDAIIDGLAAGWPKGRPASEIADANEAFIHLWDRAPQGKRGTLFQLARKLGSKALEERSTELVASLAANVTDEKLPVEQRIAAAQQLIDFRRDDAEVVAKLLGAISPRTPLPLASGLLEAAGRSDSPAVGEKLVANLPVFTPALRTVALRVLLSRADWTRALLTGIEGGQVQLADLSLDQRQSLANHPDKQVKARAQSVLKRGGGLPDPNRQKVLDELLPLAKEKGTVAAGKLVFTKQCAKCHMHRGEGAKIGPDLTGMAVHPKAELLVHIIDPSRSVEGNFRVYSVQMDDGRVFTGLLAGESRSSLELFDAEGKRHVIPREEVEQLAASTKSLMPEGFEKQVTKAEIVDLLEFLADRGQYLPLPLAKAATIVSTRGMFYSEGNMGERLVFDDWGPKTFEGVFFQLIDPQGDRVPNVVMLNSPNGSVSARMPQRVEVPCNTAAKAIHILGGVSGWGHPGGGKEASLIVRLRYADGATEDHALVNGVHLADYIRRIDVPESKFAYDLHGRQVRYLKLQPKRDAVIQTIELVKGKDKTAPIVMAITVEPK
- a CDS encoding Gfo/Idh/MocA family oxidoreductase encodes the protein MAKDRVNVAAVGLAFGAEFVPIYQRHPQARVTAICQRNPEKLKQVGNALGIEKRYSKYEDVLKDPEVDFVHINTPIPDHAPMSLAALRAGKHVMCTVPMATTVEECQQIVELVKKTGLKYMMAETVVYSREFLFLKELYERGELGKIQYMQASHPQDMDGWPDYWERMIPMHYATHVVSPVLGLVNAKAEYVSCFGSGTIRDDLQRKSGNKFAVESCHIKLQNSDISAHIWRCLFDTARQYRESFDVYGTKKSFEWTLVEGREHVLHTAKLPEPQIASPIEVPDFAHRLPEPIRQFTSTIQDAHHLSFIQGGGHGGSHPHLVHEFVTAILEDRQPYPDAVTAANWTCVGICAHQSALRGGEIVKLPAFTLG
- a CDS encoding DNA-binding transcriptional regulator, yielding MPTKLKPPALSAPRAKRPEVALLIETSNAYARGLLRGIRSYVREHGPWSFYLGEQRRGEPAPSWLGRWRGSGIIARIETAEIARAVRRTRLPAVDVSAARHVPSLPFVETDDEAVARLAAQHLFERGFRQVAFCGDDRFQWSRLRCEAFVRIAAERGIAASVFQPRASGSTSETWEHERRQLASWLHSLPKPVGVMAAYDIRGRQVLDICRDEAIDVPDQVAVIGVDNDELLCDLAWRPLSSVAPDTHRTGYLAAELLARMMAGEHVAAGAHLLKPLGVVTRASTDALAIDDPVVSAAVRYIRDHACDGITVADVLRVVPWSRRVLESRFTGLIGRTPHDEIVRVRIDRVKQLLTETDLPLAAIAERAGYRHVEYLTVAFKRETGTLPTEFRGNKVKAE